The following are encoded together in the Lathyrus oleraceus cultivar Zhongwan6 chromosome 3, CAAS_Psat_ZW6_1.0, whole genome shotgun sequence genome:
- the LOC127129784 gene encoding uncharacterized protein LOC127129784 — protein MYFVITIRLLKRFEQVSLQHIPRKENQRANALVHEASVYKASKNQNEEEVQVREKVRATLLSPSDLSIIKLGAVDRYHFEILIVDDGGENDWRKLLVDYLCNPIGSTDRKVKYRALSYVLVNDKLFKKTAEGVLLKCLGESEAYVAVSSDIVERVGCIKRD, from the coding sequence atgtattttgtgaTTACCATCAGACTACTCAAGAGATTTGAGCAAGTAAGCCTCCAGCATATACCACGGAAAGAGAATCAGAGAGCAAACGCTTTGGTGCATGAAGCTTCAGTGTATAAAGCGTCGAAAAACCAGAATGAAGAAGAGGTTCAAGTAAGAGAGAAGGTACGAGCAACATTGTTATCACCATCAGATTTGTCGATTATAAAGTTAGGAGCTGTAGATAGatatcattttgaaattctgatCGTCGATGACGGGGGAGAAAATGATTGGCGCAAATTGTTAGTCGATTATTTATGTAATCCTATAGGGTCGACAGATCGAAAGGTAAAATATAGGGCCCTCAGCTATGTCCTGGTGAATGATAAATTATTCAAAAAGACAGCTGAAGGAGTTTTGCTAAAGTGCCTTGGAGAAAGTGAGGCATATGTGGCTGTGTCGAGTGACATAGTGGAGCGTGTGGGGTGCATCAAGCGGGActga